The Anabrus simplex isolate iqAnaSimp1 chromosome 1, ASM4041472v1, whole genome shotgun sequence genome window below encodes:
- the LOC136857605 gene encoding trigger factor-like isoform X2 — protein MRGLVALCVLLALATAFPAEQQAQVSEEKVVDTPAVNSEDVQEVGKHHPHGHNDHDWDHHNHHNDDWDHHHHHDDHNNDHHHHHDDQNNDNHHNDGDNDNHQPDPSNLCAAARSDMWHLPYPQDVHKFVKCDLNTGKGTIFTCPSDLVFNPAIQVCAHEVAFK, from the coding sequence GTCTTGTAGCTCTGTGTGTACTTCTTGCTCTGGCTACGGCCTTCCCTGCTGAACAGCAAGCACAAGTTTCAGAAGAGAAGGTTGTCGACACCCCAGCTGTAAACTCTGAGGATGTTCAAGAAGTAGGCAAACATCACCCCCATGGTCATAACGACCACGACTGGGACCACCACAACCACCATAATGATGACTGGGACCATCACCACCATCATGATGATCATaacaatgatcatcaccaccatcatgatGACCAAAATAACGATAATCACCACAATGATGGCGACAATGACAACCACCAGCCTGACCCATCCAACTTGTGCGCAGCCGCCAGATCTGACATGTGGCACTTGCCCTACCCTCAAGACGTACATAAGTTCGTCAAGTGTGACCTAAACACAGGGAAAGGCACAATCTTCACCTGTCCATCTGATCTCGTCTTCAACCCCGCCATCCAAGTCTGTGCTCATGAGGTAGCCTTCAAGTAG
- the LOC136857605 gene encoding trigger factor-like isoform X1, with protein sequence MRGLVALCVLLALATAFPAEQQAQVSEEKVVDTPAVNSEDVQEVGKHHPHGHNDHDWDHHNHHNDDWDHHHHHDDHNNDHHHHHDDQNNDNHHNDGDNDNHQPDPSNLCAAARSDMWHLPYPQDVHKFVKCDLNTGKGTIFTCPSDLVFNPAIQVCAHEVAFK encoded by the exons ATGAGAG GTCTTGTAGCTCTGTGTGTACTTCTTGCTCTGGCTACGGCCTTCCCTGCTGAACAGCAAGCACAAGTTTCAGAAGAGAAGGTTGTCGACACCCCAGCTGTAAACTCTGAGGATGTTCAAGAAGTAGGCAAACATCACCCCCATGGTCATAACGACCACGACTGGGACCACCACAACCACCATAATGATGACTGGGACCATCACCACCATCATGATGATCATaacaatgatcatcaccaccatcatgatGACCAAAATAACGATAATCACCACAATGATGGCGACAATGACAACCACCAGCCTGACCCATCCAACTTGTGCGCAGCCGCCAGATCTGACATGTGGCACTTGCCCTACCCTCAAGACGTACATAAGTTCGTCAAGTGTGACCTAAACACAGGGAAAGGCACAATCTTCACCTGTCCATCTGATCTCGTCTTCAACCCCGCCATCCAAGTCTGTGCTCATGAGGTAGCCTTCAAGTAG